A single region of the Leishmania panamensis strain MHOM/PA/94/PSC-1 chromosome 21 sequence genome encodes:
- a CDS encoding RNA helicase, putative (TriTrypDB/GeneDB-style sysID: LpmP.21.1770), with protein MGVGMGTHSAVALGGFQDFCLKSELANAIRENGFEHPSEVQHQALPKAMLGADILAQAKSGMGKTAVFVFALLEQVEKAPQGQKPYCQAVVLVHARELAYQIEQEFKRFSKYLSYATTGVFFGGIPEDENVKQLKKEVPAIIVGTPGRMKALIQAKAFDTTRVKWFVVDEFDRCLEDVKMRRDVQEIFMKLPKEKQVMMFSATMTDELRDVAKKFMKDATEIYVDQRAKLTLHGLAQFYMNVTEVEKTRRLAEILDAVEFNQAIIFTSSVERCEALSRQLQQMKFPSQAVHSRMSQEERLRVYENCKANNTRIMVATDLFGRGVDFDRINLVVQYDMASEADSYLHRVGRAGRFGTKGLTIAFITTDEKEIKRENRTYTDGNIMKEVQERFEMKVEELMDIKAQLNESQYMNK; from the coding sequence aTGGGCGTTGGAATGGGCAcccacagcgccgtcgccctcGGTGGCTTCCAGGACTTTTGTCTGAAGAGCGAGCTCGCGAACGCCATCCGTGAGAACGGCTTCGAGCACCCGtcggaggtgcagcaccagGCACTGCCCAAGGCGATGCTCGGCGCTGACATTCTCGCCCAGGCCAAGTCGGGTATGGGCAAGACGGCTGTGTTCGTctttgcgctgctggagcaggtggagaaggcgccgCAGGGACAGAAGCCGTATTGCCAGGCCGTCGTACTGGTGCACGCCCGCGAGCTGGCCTACCAGATCGAGCAGGAGTTCAAGCGCTTCAGCAAGTACCTCTCGTATGCTACCACCGGCGTCTTTTTCGGCGGCATCCCGGAGGACGAGAACGTGAAGCAGCTGAAGAAGGAGGTGCCGGCGATCATCGTTGGTACGCCGGGTCGCATGAAGGCACTCATCCAGGCCAAGGCCTTTGACACGACACGCGTGAAGTGGTTTGTCGTTGACGAGTTTGACCGCTGCCTAGAAGACGTGAAGATGCGCCGTGACGTGCAGGAGATCTTCATGAAGCTGCCCAAGGAGAAACAAGTGATGATGTTCTCTGCCACGATGACGGATGAGCTGCGTGATGTGGCGAAGAAGTTCATGAAGGACGCAACAGAGATCTACGTGGATCAGCGTGCAAAGCTGACCCTACACGGCCTGGCACAGTTCTACATGAACGTcacggaggtggagaagacgcGCCGGCTGGCGGAGATCCTCGATGCCGTGGAGTTCAACCAGGCAATCATCTTCACATCCTCTGTGGAGCGCTGCGAGGCGCTGagccgccagctgcagcagatgAAATTCCCCTCTCAGGCCGTGCACTCCCGCATGAGCCAGGAGGAACGCCTACGCGTGTACGAGAACTGCAAGGCGAACAACACCCGCATCATGGTGGCCACCGACCTCTTCGGCCGCGGCGTCGACTTTGACCGCATCAACCTCGTTGTGCAGTACGACATGGCCTCCGAGGCCGACAGCTACCTTCACCGCGTCGGCCGCGCTGGTCGCTTTGGTACGAAGGGGCTGACAATCGCCTTCATCACGACAGACGAAAAGGAGATCAAGCGCGAGAACCGCACCTACACGGATGGCAACATCATGAAGGAGGTCCAGGAGCGCTTTGAGATGAAGGTCGAGGAGCTGATGGACATCAAAGCCCAGTTGAATGAGAGCCAGTACATGAATAAGTAA
- a CDS encoding hypothetical protein (TriTrypDB/GeneDB-style sysID: LpmP.21.1780) — MQGTWGVLKRNCVNFIPGLALFASQSREAFTTWMKIYNRGYQYGPQDFYEQAEVYTPDYWKRGHSQDKNMWVDMKLSEEVSQKELAQLMHYKLDLWRMAHGLGVGLFLGGYALIPAFFWLSSDTFSPSCFCKTEEEKKAWREAQDMYRYRSAPSYIMDTKWHFDFHAYPWNPTQERAWDDLFEKNNVRRDPKVLRPAAEMYDGFLQFYQIRRKSLRHLARSMNFPTFPLLSRTCASTRVKDYWNLAWNEDYMVITQKLHSQMSDEDLQDYAWRRFLAPYDKNLSREELMTRVNDYHEFLGHKFVEEGKAPNLIILTNYVLGYYNDPAYLVEDISALDGNDFEYMAHYGKDAFLRRLEFENGPLRDQVEAHTQKLIADRAAAAAKAATKAPQVTA; from the coding sequence ATGCAAGGAACGTGGGGCGTTCTCAAGAGGAACTGCGTGAACTTCATCCCTGGACTGGCACTGTTCGCCAGCCAGTCTCGCGAGGCTTTCACAACGTGGATGAAGATCTACAACCGCGGCTACCAGTACGGCCCTCAGGATTTCTACGAGCAGGCCGAGGTGTATACCCCAGACTACTGGAAGCGCGGCCATTCTCAGGACAAGAACATGTGGGTGGACATGAAGCTTAGCGAGGAGGTGTCGCAGAAGGAGTTGGCCCAGCTCATGCATTACAAGCTGGACCTCTGGCGCATGGCGCATGGCCTTGGCGTTGGCCTGTTCCTCGGCGGCTACGCGCTCATCCCGGCTTTCTTCTGGCTGTCGAGCGACACTTTTTCCCCGTCTTGCTTCTGCAAGActgaggaggaaaagaaggccTGGCGTGAGGCACAGGACATGTACCGCTACCGCAGCGCCCCATCCTACATCATGGACACCAAGTGGCACTTCGACTTCCACGCGTACCCGTGGAACCCAACGCAGGAGCGCGCCTGGGACGACCTGTTTGAGAAGAACAATGTGCGCCGCGACCCCAAAGTGCTGCGCCCGGCCGCTGAGATGTACGACGGGTTTCTGCAGTTCTACCAGATCCGCCGAAAGTCGCTTCGCCACCTCGCCCGCAGCATGAACTTCCCCACCTTCCCGCTGCTGAGCCGCACGTGTGCCAGCACGCGCGTGAAGGACTACTGGAACCTGGCGTGGAATGAGGACTACATGGTGATCACGCAGAAACTGCACAGCCAGATGTCGGACGAAGACCTTCAGGACTATGCCTGGCGCCGCTTCCTAGCCCCGTACGACAAGAACCTTTCGCGCGAGGAGCTCATGACGCGCGTCAATGACTACCATGAGTTCCTTGGCCACAAGTTTGTGGAGGAAGGCAAGGCTCCGAACCTGATCATCTTGACCAACTACGTGCTCGGCTACTACAATGACCCGGCGTATCTCGTGGAGGACATTTCTGCGCTGGATGGTAACGACTTCGAGTACATGGCGCATTACGGCAAGGACGCCTTCCTGCGCCGTCTCGAGTTCGAGAACGGCCCGCTGCGTGATCAGGTCGAGGCTCACACGCAGAAGCTAATCGCCGAtcgcgcggctgctgcggcgaaggcggcgacTAAAGCACCTCAGGTGACGGCGTAG
- a CDS encoding hypothetical protein (TriTrypDB/GeneDB-style sysID: LpmP.21.1790), whose protein sequence is MRCLKRIGSEDAFEPVPSTCAATVLCVEVLTVQCLFPAFLFFTHFDPALYKATMRKSVEPKVASFWEGIRGTYREHILRANPFFYSGTPAAEVPDGKLSLTALSKLKEVGREVDKAFAVLESLRKATVSASVTTDDMFFLGTSRPTHVDALVYAAASSFVHADLSEASAGVRVHQRRVQDACPALLEYVERVHHQFFEADSGAYCLKPREAAAEVDPNVVLAKEVEQQYRSGRLQTLWWTGVFASVYFFMVNADMLVALLERAEEAEEAAAMEVAAADEANQQSSTSSSSDRLHEPQGLQL, encoded by the coding sequence ATGCGTTGTCTCAAGCGCATTGGTAGTGAGGATGCCTTTGAGCCCGTGCCAAGCACCTGCGCTGCAACAGTCCTGTGCGTCGAAGTACTGACGGTGCAGTGTCTCTTTcctgcctttctcttcttcacccaCTTTGACCCTGCTCTCTACAAGGCGACGATGCGCAAGAGCGTCGAGCCCAAAGTGGCGAGCTTCTGGGAGGGGATACGGGGCACGTATCGCGAGCACATTTTGAGGGCGAACCCGTTCTTTTACTCTGGCACCCCCGCTGCCGAGGTGCCGGATGGGAAGCTTTCCTTGACGGCCCTCTCCAAGCTCAAGGAGGTGGGCAGGGAAGTGGACAAGGCCTTTGCCGTGCTGGAATCTTTACGGAAGGCCACGGTCTCAGCGAGTGTCACAACAGACGACATGTTCTTTTTAGGCACCTCAAGGCCAACGCATGTCGATGCGCTCGTgtacgctgctgcgtcgagcTTCGTACACGCCGATCTAAGTGAGGCCTCCGCGGGCGTCAGGGTCCACCAGCGACGGGTGCAGGATGCATGCCCAGCACTTCTCGAGTACGTGGAGCGGGTGCATCACCAGTTCTTTGAGGCAGACAGCGGGGCGTACTGCCTGAAGCcgcgcgaggcggcagcagaggtggacCCGAATGTGGTCTTGGCGAAGGAAGTGGAACAGCAGTACCGCAGTGGGCGACTGCAGACGCTTTGGTGGACGGGTGTGTTTGCCAGTGTTTACTTCTTCATGGTGAACGCGGACATGTTAGTGGCACTGCTGGAGAGGGCTgaggaggccgaggaggcggcggcgatggaagTCGCGGCCGCTGATGAGGCAAACCAGCAGAGCtcgacgtcgtcgtcttcaGATCGATTGCACGAGCCACAGGGGCTGCAGCTCTGA